In bacterium, the sequence ATTTTTAATTTTTAATTTTGAATTTTTAATTAAGGAAACTGCCTTTTTTATAGTCTGTATATCCATGTTGTCCAGCATGATTATATCCGCTTGAGATTGAAGAGCTTCCCTAACCTGAGACAAATTCTCTGCTTCTATCTCAATCTTTATGTTTTTGGGAACTTTCCTTCTAATAGTCTGCACAAGTTCCTCTATATTCCTATTCGCTATCTTTAGATGATTATCTTTTATTAATACCATATCATAAAGCCCCATTCTATGATTCTGCCCTCCACCAACGCTTACCGCATATTTTTCTATATCGCGCAGTCCAGGAGTAGTTTTTCTTGTGTCAAATATTCTTGCTTTATAAGGTTTGACTTTTTCTACATACTCTCTTGTTAATGTTGCGATTCCTGAAAGCCTTTGCAAAAAATTAAGAGCTGTTCTTTCTCCAGCCAAAATGGGTGTTACATGTCCTGATAATTCAGCTATTACATCCCCCTTCTTAACCTCTGTTCCATCTTTAACTAAGAATTGGAAGTTAATCTTATTATCAAGTGTTTCAAATACAGCCTTTGCTATTTCCAGTC encodes:
- the nadC gene encoding carboxylating nicotinate-nucleotide diphosphorylase yields the protein MNISRNRVKELVTAALKEDIGEGDVTTEACAFQKRNAKAKIIVKQRGVIAGLEIAKAVFETLDNKINFQFLVKDGTEVKKGDVIAELSGHVTPILAGERTALNFLQRLSGIATLTREYVEKVKPYKARIFDTRKTTPGLRDIEKYAVSVGGGQNHRMGLYDMVLIKDNHLKIANRNIEELVQTIRRKVPKNIKIEIEAENLSQVREALQSQADIIMLDNMDIQTIKKAVSLIKNSKLKIKNLPEIEVSGDVTLNSVEKIAGCGVERISVGRLTHSAKAMDISLRILNS